A window of the Thalassospira sp. TSL5-1 genome harbors these coding sequences:
- a CDS encoding helix-turn-helix domain-containing protein, which produces MQNFDCPPDRSPGCPVEGALMVIGGKWKGVVLFHLLDGTKRFNELRRLMPGVTQRMLTRQLRELEQDGIIHREVYAEVPPRVEYSLTTKGESLRAIILALKDWGEKNVPYFSAAAETAPVKNKGTVKPPPRQAIESVS; this is translated from the coding sequence ATGCAAAATTTCGACTGCCCGCCAGACCGCAGCCCCGGCTGCCCTGTTGAAGGCGCCTTGATGGTGATTGGCGGGAAATGGAAAGGTGTTGTGCTGTTTCATCTACTTGATGGCACCAAACGCTTTAACGAACTGCGCCGGTTAATGCCCGGTGTGACCCAGCGCATGCTGACCCGCCAGCTGCGCGAGCTGGAACAGGATGGCATTATCCACCGTGAGGTTTATGCCGAAGTCCCCCCGCGCGTGGAATATAGCCTAACCACCAAGGGCGAAAGCCTGCGCGCCATCATCCTGGCGTTAAAGGACTGGGGCGAAAAGAATGTTCCCTATTTCTCCGCCGCGGCCGAAACCGCACCTGTCAAAAACAAAGGCACAGTTAAACCGCCGCCCCGTCAGGCGATAGAAAGCGTTTCGTAA
- a CDS encoding N-acetyltransferase, translated as MSTNLHISELLSPDISDFDRLVAILKDAFAFQDGIVNPPSSVTRVDTAELQWRFDRDTVLVARDMNSGGSIIGQVWIEQTPEDAYLYKLSVDKAAHGQGIGRALVQAALDHVARHSTIAKARLNVRKELDGNIAFFQRCGFAITGNGTHEGFDQPTFFIMTRDIPPYETLSIA; from the coding sequence ATGTCTACAAATCTGCATATCTCGGAATTGCTATCGCCTGATATTTCCGATTTTGACCGCCTTGTCGCGATCCTGAAAGATGCCTTTGCTTTTCAGGATGGTATCGTTAATCCTCCCAGTTCCGTTACCCGCGTTGATACCGCCGAACTGCAATGGCGATTTGACCGTGATACCGTTCTCGTTGCGCGGGATATGAATAGTGGCGGTAGCATAATTGGCCAGGTCTGGATCGAACAAACCCCTGAAGATGCCTATCTTTACAAGCTGTCGGTGGATAAGGCCGCTCATGGGCAGGGCATTGGCCGGGCGCTGGTGCAGGCCGCACTGGATCATGTTGCGCGCCACAGCACAATTGCCAAGGCTCGCCTGAATGTGCGCAAGGAACTGGATGGCAATATTGCCTTCTTTCAGCGGTGTGGTTTTGCCATTACCGGCAACGGCACCCATGAAGGCTTTGATCAGCCGACCTTTTTTATCATGACCCGTGATATTCCGCCTTACGAAACGCTTTCTATCGCCTGA
- a CDS encoding zinc-binding alcohol dehydrogenase family protein, with amino-acid sequence MKAIGLKTARPVTDENLFEQTEIETPCATGHDVLVRVKGVAVNPVDFKVRRGKADDSTFKVLGWDAAGIVEAVGDQVTLFKKGDEVWYAGDVTRPGSNSELQLVDERIAALKPKKLDFATAAALPLTTITAWEAMFDRMKINRTAFEANAVKSILIINGAGGVGSIAIQLAKMAGLQVIATASRPETISWVTKMGADHVINHHQPLKEQLEGAGFATVDYVLCTSETDDYWDVMCDLVAPQGHIVSITEAKNNHNVDLLKAKSASFSYEFMFTRSMFQTPDMIEQHKLLTEMAALVDADAIKVTTGEHFGSLTPDSLRKAHAVLESGKAIGKIVFDGLGA; translated from the coding sequence ATGAAAGCCATTGGCTTGAAAACGGCCCGTCCAGTCACGGATGAAAACCTGTTTGAACAGACCGAGATCGAAACCCCCTGCGCAACAGGGCATGATGTTCTGGTCAGGGTCAAAGGTGTTGCGGTGAACCCGGTAGATTTCAAAGTTCGCCGTGGCAAGGCCGATGACAGCACCTTTAAGGTGCTGGGTTGGGACGCCGCCGGTATTGTAGAAGCGGTTGGCGACCAGGTCACGCTGTTTAAAAAGGGCGATGAGGTCTGGTATGCGGGGGATGTGACCCGTCCGGGCTCAAACAGCGAATTGCAGCTTGTTGACGAACGGATTGCAGCCCTGAAACCCAAAAAACTGGATTTCGCAACCGCAGCTGCCCTGCCGCTGACCACCATTACGGCATGGGAAGCCATGTTTGATCGCATGAAGATCAACCGCACTGCCTTTGAGGCCAATGCGGTCAAAAGCATTCTGATTATTAATGGTGCAGGCGGTGTGGGCTCGATTGCGATTCAATTGGCGAAAATGGCCGGTTTGCAGGTGATTGCCACGGCATCGCGCCCGGAAACCATTTCCTGGGTGACGAAAATGGGCGCGGATCATGTGATTAATCATCACCAGCCGCTTAAGGAACAGCTTGAAGGGGCAGGCTTTGCCACCGTGGATTATGTGCTGTGCACATCTGAAACCGATGACTATTGGGATGTGATGTGCGATCTGGTGGCACCACAGGGCCACATCGTCAGTATTACCGAGGCCAAAAACAACCATAATGTTGATTTGCTCAAGGCGAAATCGGCCAGCTTTTCCTATGAATTCATGTTTACCCGCTCGATGTTCCAGACCCCGGATATGATCGAGCAGCATAAACTGTTAACCGAAATGGCCGCCCTGGTGGATGCAGATGCGATTAAGGTTACGACCGGTGAGCATTTTGGCTCCCTGACGCCGGACAGCCTGCGCAAGGCCCATGCCGTGCTGGAAAGCGGCAAAGCAATTGGCAAGATCGTTTTTGACGGGCTTGGTGCCTGA